From the Sphingomonas phyllosphaerae 5.2 genome, one window contains:
- a CDS encoding FAD/NAD(P)-binding protein — translation MIRHVVIVGGGFSGTLLAINLLRHDGPHATLVERRPAQLARGVAYSAAHEDHLLNVRAANMSALPDDPDHFVRWLTRNTLGDRTTFVPRRLYGRYLREMLAEAAAAHPHRLTLVEDEVCAIAPHADGYAATLATGGALHADAVVLALGNLPPHTPPGLDPAALPPGCYRGDPWAGDIAADLTDADEVVLVGSGLTAVDAALLLDASGFRGRILAISRRGLAPRRHADAPPRPGLSERPAATLSHLLAHVRARSAELGWRAAVDELRPVTQMMWGAADAATRARFLRHLRPWWDVHRHRLAPAVADRIDSLTTAGRLEVAAGKLVAARADGTRAVLDWRPRGATGLRHTRAARIVNCTGPQGDLLRSAEPLLRGLLADGTIRPDGLRIGLEVDAQSRVVAADGRAAEQLYAIGPMTRGGLWEVVAVPDIRQQNWTLARRLANAQWVGGEGL, via the coding sequence ATGATCCGTCATGTCGTGATCGTCGGCGGAGGCTTCTCGGGCACGCTGCTGGCGATCAACCTGCTCCGCCACGACGGACCGCACGCCACGCTGGTCGAACGACGTCCCGCACAGCTGGCGCGCGGCGTCGCCTACAGCGCCGCGCACGAGGATCATCTGCTCAACGTCCGTGCCGCCAACATGAGCGCGCTGCCCGACGACCCCGACCATTTCGTGCGCTGGCTCACCCGCAACACGCTCGGCGACCGCACCACCTTCGTGCCCCGGCGCCTCTACGGCCGCTACCTGCGGGAGATGCTGGCCGAGGCCGCCGCGGCGCACCCGCATCGCCTGACGCTGGTCGAGGACGAGGTGTGCGCCATCGCACCGCACGCCGACGGCTACGCCGCCACGCTCGCCACCGGCGGCGCGCTCCACGCCGATGCCGTCGTGCTCGCGCTCGGCAACCTGCCCCCGCACACGCCCCCCGGGCTCGATCCCGCCGCGCTTCCCCCCGGCTGCTATCGCGGCGACCCGTGGGCGGGCGACATCGCGGCGGACCTCACCGACGCGGACGAGGTCGTGCTGGTCGGCAGCGGACTGACCGCGGTCGACGCCGCCCTGCTTCTCGACGCCAGCGGCTTTCGCGGCCGCATCCTCGCGATCTCGCGCCGCGGCCTCGCCCCGCGCAGACACGCCGATGCGCCGCCGCGTCCCGGGCTGTCCGAACGCCCCGCCGCGACGCTGTCGCACTTGCTCGCCCATGTCCGCGCCCGCAGTGCCGAGCTCGGCTGGCGCGCCGCCGTCGACGAGCTTCGTCCGGTGACGCAGATGATGTGGGGCGCCGCCGATGCCGCGACCCGCGCGCGTTTCCTGCGCCACCTGCGCCCGTGGTGGGACGTCCACCGCCACCGCCTCGCCCCCGCCGTCGCCGACCGGATCGACTCGCTCACCACTGCCGGCCGGCTGGAGGTCGCCGCCGGCAAGCTCGTCGCCGCCCGCGCCGACGGCACCCGGGCCGTGCTCGACTGGCGTCCGCGCGGCGCCACCGGGCTGCGCCACACCCGCGCGGCGCGCATCGTCAATTGCACCGGTCCGCAGGGCGACCTGCTCCGTTCCGCCGAACCGTTGCTGCGCGGCCTGCTTGCCGATGGCACGATTCGCCCGGACGGATTGCGTATCGGGCTGGAGGTCGACGCCCAGTCGCGCGTCGTTGCTGCCGACGGTCGCGCCGCCGAACAGCTTTATGCGATCGGCCCGATGACCCGCGGCGGCTTATGGGAGGTTGTCGCGGTCCCCGATATCCGGCAACAGAACTGGACGCTGGCACGCCGGCTCGCCAACGCACAATGGGTCGGTGGTGAGGGACTGTAG
- a CDS encoding mannitol dehydrogenase family protein, translated as MRLSEATRGGLPADVTQAAYARAEQARGIVHLGIGAFHRAHQAVYTDDAMAAGDRDWAITGVSLRSAQVHEQLAPQDGLYTVATRDAAGEQLRLIEAVRDVLVAPRDPGAVAAALAASATRIVTLTVTEKGYHRLPGGGIDGAAIATAGGTIYHYLAQAVRDRMSAGAGPMTLVSCDNMTDNGHVLHDGVASLLDGAALGWFQRDWACPSTMVDRIVPATAPDDLDRLEARIGVRDEGAVVTEPFRQWVIEDRFADARPRWDVGGAQFVADVRPYETAKLRMLNGAHSALAYLGLGAGHDYVHQAVADPAVRMVVERLMRDEAAASLDAAPGQDLRAYGDALLARFANPSLAHRLAQIASDGSQKVGPRWLEALTINRARGVDRTATLTALAGWLRHLRGQAGPVNDPMGDELAALWRGHDAAGMVAALFGEGGRFAARWQADDGERAALTQLVEQR; from the coding sequence GTGAGGCTGTCGGAAGCGACGCGCGGGGGCCTGCCCGCGGACGTGACGCAGGCGGCCTATGCACGCGCGGAGCAGGCGCGCGGGATCGTCCATCTCGGGATCGGCGCCTTTCACCGCGCGCATCAGGCGGTCTATACCGACGATGCGATGGCCGCGGGGGATCGCGACTGGGCGATCACCGGCGTGTCGCTGCGATCGGCGCAGGTGCACGAGCAACTGGCGCCGCAGGACGGGCTCTACACGGTCGCGACGCGCGATGCGGCGGGCGAGCAGCTACGGCTGATCGAGGCGGTGCGCGACGTGCTGGTTGCGCCACGCGATCCGGGCGCGGTGGCGGCGGCGCTGGCGGCGTCGGCAACACGCATCGTCACGCTGACCGTGACCGAAAAGGGCTATCACCGCCTGCCCGGCGGCGGGATCGACGGGGCGGCGATCGCGACGGCCGGGGGCACGATCTACCATTATCTGGCGCAGGCGGTGCGCGACCGGATGTCGGCCGGCGCGGGGCCGATGACATTGGTCAGCTGCGACAACATGACCGACAACGGCCATGTCCTGCACGACGGCGTAGCGTCGTTGCTGGACGGCGCGGCACTGGGCTGGTTCCAGCGCGACTGGGCGTGTCCTTCGACGATGGTCGACCGGATCGTGCCGGCGACGGCGCCGGACGATCTCGACCGGCTGGAGGCGCGGATCGGGGTGCGCGACGAAGGTGCGGTCGTCACCGAACCGTTCCGGCAGTGGGTGATCGAGGATCGCTTCGCCGACGCGCGGCCGCGCTGGGACGTGGGCGGCGCGCAGTTCGTCGCGGACGTGCGCCCATATGAAACCGCCAAGCTGCGGATGCTGAACGGCGCGCATTCGGCGCTGGCGTATCTGGGGCTGGGCGCCGGACACGATTACGTGCACCAGGCTGTCGCCGACCCGGCGGTGCGCATGGTGGTGGAGCGATTGATGCGCGACGAGGCGGCGGCGAGCCTCGACGCGGCGCCGGGGCAGGACCTGCGCGCGTATGGCGATGCGTTGCTGGCGCGGTTCGCCAATCCGTCGCTGGCACACCGGCTGGCGCAGATCGCGAGTGACGGGTCGCAGAAGGTCGGACCGCGCTGGCTGGAGGCGCTGACGATCAATCGTGCACGCGGGGTGGACCGAACCGCGACGCTGACCGCGCTGGCGGGATGGCTGCGCCACCTGCGCGGGCAGGCGGGACCGGTCAACGACCCGATGGGCGACGAACTGGCGGCGCTGTGGCGCGGGCATGACGCGGCCGGGATGGTGGCGGCACTGTTCGGTGAGGGCGGGCGCTTCGCGGCACGCTGGCAGGCGGATGACGGCGAGCGCGCCGCGCTGACGCAATTGGTGGAGCAGCGGTGA
- a CDS encoding glycoside hydrolase family 43 protein, whose product MRRSTLALLPLLAALPLGACGKSATTADNAATANTAAAADEPRAKDGRRYLSQPLVRDFYTADPSAHVFDGKLYVYPSHDIDGSAKEDDLGGHFEMRDYRVLSMDEPGGKVTAHPVALDVSQVPWAEKQMWAPDAAYKNGTYYLYFPAKDKQGAFRMGVATSKSPVGPFKAEPKPIAGSFSIDPAVFTDDDGKSYMYFGGIWGGQLQRNTTGTYDPNGSKTDLQADDKPALTPKVAPMAAGMTEFAARPRDVVIIDEKGKPLLGGDHDRRFFEASWMHKYKGKYYFSYSTGDTHYLAYAVGTSPYGPFTYKGRILQPVEGWTTHHSIVEWKGKWWLFYADTQLSGQTRLRNVKMTELHYNPDGTIQTIDPFVK is encoded by the coding sequence ATGCGCCGCTCCACGCTTGCTTTGTTGCCGCTGCTCGCCGCCCTGCCGCTCGGCGCGTGCGGCAAATCCGCGACCACCGCGGACAATGCCGCGACCGCCAATACCGCCGCCGCAGCCGACGAGCCGCGCGCCAAGGATGGGCGCCGCTATCTCTCGCAGCCGCTGGTCCGCGATTTCTACACCGCCGATCCGTCCGCGCACGTCTTCGACGGCAAGCTCTACGTCTATCCCAGCCACGACATCGACGGTTCGGCGAAGGAAGACGATCTCGGCGGCCACTTCGAGATGCGCGACTATCGCGTGCTCAGCATGGACGAACCCGGCGGGAAGGTCACCGCGCACCCGGTCGCGCTCGACGTCAGCCAGGTCCCGTGGGCCGAAAAGCAGATGTGGGCACCGGACGCCGCCTACAAGAACGGCACTTATTATCTGTACTTCCCCGCGAAGGACAAACAGGGCGCCTTCCGCATGGGCGTTGCCACGTCGAAATCGCCGGTCGGCCCGTTCAAGGCCGAACCGAAGCCGATCGCGGGCAGCTTCTCGATCGACCCCGCCGTCTTCACCGACGACGACGGCAAGAGCTATATGTATTTCGGCGGCATCTGGGGCGGGCAGCTTCAGCGTAACACCACCGGCACGTACGATCCGAACGGCTCGAAGACCGATCTGCAGGCCGACGACAAGCCCGCGCTGACCCCGAAGGTGGCGCCGATGGCGGCCGGCATGACCGAGTTCGCCGCCAGGCCGCGCGACGTCGTGATCATCGACGAGAAGGGCAAGCCGTTGCTCGGTGGCGACCACGATCGCCGCTTCTTCGAGGCGTCGTGGATGCACAAGTACAAGGGCAAGTACTATTTCAGCTACTCGACCGGCGACACGCACTACCTGGCCTATGCGGTCGGCACCTCGCCTTATGGTCCCTTCACCTACAAGGGCCGCATCCTCCAGCCGGTCGAGGGCTGGACGACGCACCATTCGATCGTCGAGTGGAAGGGCAAGTGGTGGCTGTTCTACGCCGACACGCAACTGTCCGGCCAGACGCGCCTGCGCAACGTCAAGATGACCGAGCTGCACTACAATCCCGACGGCACGATCCAGACCATCGATCCGTTCGTGAAGTGA
- the xylB gene encoding xylulokinase, whose product MFLGIDIGTSGVKAVVIDRDGSIAAQGTAALTVQRPHPLWSEQDPDAWWQATDAAVRALPADVRRAVRGVGVAGQMHGATLLGADDRPLRPAILWNDGRSFAECEELERAVPALRDIAANIAMPGFTAPKLLWVKHHEPETFAAIRTVLLPKDHVRLRMTGEKASDVSDAAGTLWLDVAKRDWSDELLAATGLTRDQMPRAVEGSAVTGTLRREIADSWGMDTVPVAGGGGDNAAGAAGIGVVRDGDALLSLGTSGVIFVATDTLRANPAAAVHAFCHCLPGMWHQMAVHLSAAVCIDWVARLIGAPGAADVFARAELAGPASGPELFLPYLSGERTPHNDAQVRGGFLHLDHDTTPERLAQAVLEGVAFALADGVRVLRESGTAVERLSVIGGGARSRYWGETLAAALEVELAYLKGGEVGPAMGAARLAQLAVDGGTPAEVCVAPPISHVITPDPALVDRLAPKRAAFRAAYPRIKP is encoded by the coding sequence ATGTTCCTCGGCATCGACATCGGGACCTCGGGGGTGAAGGCGGTGGTCATCGACCGCGACGGCAGCATCGCGGCACAGGGTACCGCCGCGCTCACCGTCCAGCGGCCGCACCCGCTCTGGTCCGAACAGGACCCGGACGCCTGGTGGCAGGCGACCGATGCCGCGGTGCGCGCGCTTCCCGCCGATGTCCGCCGCGCGGTCCGCGGCGTCGGCGTCGCCGGGCAGATGCACGGCGCGACGCTGCTCGGTGCCGACGATCGCCCGCTGCGTCCGGCAATCCTGTGGAACGACGGGCGTTCGTTCGCGGAGTGCGAGGAACTCGAACGCGCGGTCCCTGCCCTGCGCGACATCGCGGCCAACATCGCGATGCCGGGCTTCACCGCCCCCAAATTGCTGTGGGTGAAGCATCACGAGCCGGAGACGTTCGCCGCGATCCGCACCGTGCTGCTCCCCAAGGATCACGTCCGGCTGCGCATGACCGGCGAGAAGGCGTCCGACGTCTCCGATGCCGCCGGCACGCTGTGGCTGGACGTGGCGAAGCGCGACTGGAGCGACGAGCTGCTCGCCGCCACCGGCCTGACGCGTGACCAGATGCCGCGCGCGGTCGAGGGCAGCGCCGTCACCGGCACGCTCCGCCGCGAGATCGCCGACAGCTGGGGCATGGACACCGTGCCGGTCGCGGGCGGCGGCGGCGACAATGCCGCGGGTGCCGCCGGGATCGGCGTCGTCCGCGATGGCGACGCGCTGCTCTCGCTCGGCACCTCGGGCGTCATCTTCGTCGCCACGGATACACTCCGCGCCAACCCCGCCGCCGCGGTTCACGCCTTCTGCCACTGCCTGCCCGGCATGTGGCACCAGATGGCGGTCCACCTCTCCGCCGCGGTCTGCATCGATTGGGTCGCGCGGCTGATCGGCGCCCCCGGCGCCGCCGATGTGTTCGCACGCGCTGAGCTGGCCGGCCCGGCGAGCGGCCCCGAACTCTTCCTGCCCTATCTCTCCGGCGAGCGCACCCCGCACAACGACGCGCAGGTCCGCGGTGGCTTCCTCCACCTCGATCACGATACCACGCCCGAACGGCTCGCGCAGGCGGTGCTGGAAGGCGTCGCGTTCGCGCTTGCCGATGGCGTCCGCGTGCTCCGCGAGTCCGGCACCGCCGTCGAGCGGCTGTCGGTGATCGGCGGCGGCGCGCGCTCGCGCTATTGGGGCGAGACGCTCGCCGCCGCGCTGGAGGTCGAACTGGCCTATCTCAAGGGCGGCGAAGTCGGCCCGGCGATGGGCGCCGCGCGGCTCGCGCAGCTCGCCGTCGACGGCGGCACCCCGGCCGAGGTCTGCGTCGCACCGCCGATCAGCCACGTCATCACCCCCGACCCGGCGCTGGTCGACCGGCTCGCTCCCAAGCGCGCCGCCTTCCGCGCCGCCTACCCCCGCATCAAGCCGTAA
- a CDS encoding aldo/keto reductase: MTTLRLSNQPRALGKSGIMVSPLAWGMWRLAGDDVAAVRALIDAALEAGITLFDTADIYGFDTAAGFGSAEALFGRALAEDGTLRDRMVIATKGGILPPMPYDSSRAYLTAALDDSLRRMQVETVDLYQVHRRDLLTHPHEVAGALDAMVASGKVRSVGVSNHSPAEFDALQAFLGQPIVATQPEFSALHTVPLFDGTLDQAMARDVAVLAWSPLGGGRLARGDHPAAALLAKHGAAFGVDAGTAALAWVMAHPARVIPIVGSQNAVRIAAAAGAYRVEWTREQWYAVLQAGMGATLP; encoded by the coding sequence ATGACGACGCTTCGCCTATCGAACCAACCGCGTGCCCTGGGCAAGAGCGGGATCATGGTTTCGCCGCTCGCCTGGGGCATGTGGCGGCTCGCGGGCGACGATGTGGCGGCGGTGCGCGCGCTGATCGACGCGGCGCTGGAGGCCGGGATCACGCTGTTCGATACCGCCGACATCTACGGGTTCGACACCGCCGCCGGGTTCGGATCGGCGGAGGCGCTGTTCGGGCGCGCGCTGGCCGAGGACGGTACGCTGCGCGACCGGATGGTGATCGCGACGAAGGGCGGGATCCTTCCGCCGATGCCATACGATTCAAGCCGCGCCTATCTGACGGCGGCGCTCGACGATTCGCTGCGGCGGATGCAGGTGGAGACGGTCGACCTCTATCAGGTCCATCGCCGCGACCTGCTGACGCATCCGCACGAGGTGGCGGGGGCGCTGGACGCGATGGTGGCGAGCGGGAAGGTGCGCAGCGTCGGCGTGTCGAACCATTCGCCGGCGGAGTTCGACGCGTTGCAGGCGTTCCTGGGGCAGCCGATCGTCGCGACGCAGCCGGAATTCTCGGCATTGCACACCGTGCCGCTGTTCGACGGGACGCTGGACCAGGCGATGGCGCGCGACGTGGCGGTGCTGGCATGGTCGCCGCTGGGTGGCGGGCGGCTGGCGCGCGGCGATCATCCGGCAGCAGCGTTGCTGGCGAAGCATGGCGCGGCGTTCGGCGTCGATGCCGGCACCGCGGCACTGGCGTGGGTGATGGCGCATCCGGCGCGGGTGATCCCGATCGTCGGTTCGCAGAACGCCGTCCGGATCGCGGCGGCGGCGGGCGCGTACCGGGTCGAATGGACCCGCGAGCAATGGTATGCGGTGCTGCAGGCGGGGATGGGAGCGACGCTTCCCTGA
- the uxaC gene encoding glucuronate isomerase produces the protein MTRPLELHPDRLFPADPTTRGIARALYAEIGTLPIVSPHGHTDPTWFATNAKWDNATTLLLAPDHYVFRMLYSQGIALDDLAIPHRGGVPATDPRAAWRLFATHYELFRGTPSRLWLDHVFAEVFGFDVRLEAATADVYFDTINERLAGEDFRPRALFDRFRIDFLATTEGAHDSLDAHHAIRASGWGGRVVTTYRPDGVIDVEHEQFAGALAKFAELTGEDVHGWSGYLAAHRKRRADFRAAGATATDHGHATAQTANLSTVECETLFARIVGGTWDAADAELFRAQMLTEMAKMSVDDGMVMQIHPGSFRNHNAGLFASHGRDKGADIPVRTEYTSALKPMLDVVGTERDLTIILFTLDESVYARELAPMAGHYPCLKLGPAWWFHDSPEGMRRYRELTTETAGFYNTVGFNDDTRAFLSIPARHDVARRVDCAFLARLVAEHRIEDWEAVELAHELTDGLVRRAYKL, from the coding sequence ATGACGCGACCGCTGGAGCTGCACCCCGATCGGCTGTTCCCCGCCGATCCGACGACGCGCGGGATCGCGCGCGCATTATATGCGGAGATCGGCACGTTGCCGATCGTCAGCCCGCACGGCCACACCGACCCGACGTGGTTCGCGACCAACGCCAAGTGGGACAATGCCACCACCTTGTTGCTGGCGCCGGACCATTACGTGTTCCGGATGCTCTATTCGCAGGGCATTGCGCTCGACGATCTGGCCATCCCGCATCGCGGCGGCGTGCCGGCGACCGACCCGCGTGCGGCATGGCGGCTGTTCGCGACGCATTACGAACTGTTCCGCGGCACGCCGTCGCGACTGTGGCTGGACCATGTGTTCGCCGAGGTGTTCGGGTTCGACGTGCGCCTGGAGGCAGCGACCGCCGATGTGTATTTCGACACGATCAACGAGCGGTTGGCGGGCGAGGATTTCCGGCCGCGCGCGCTGTTCGATCGCTTTCGGATCGACTTCCTCGCGACGACGGAGGGCGCGCACGACAGCCTCGACGCGCATCACGCGATCCGCGCGTCTGGCTGGGGCGGGCGCGTCGTCACCACCTATCGCCCCGACGGCGTGATCGACGTCGAGCATGAGCAGTTCGCGGGTGCGCTCGCGAAATTCGCGGAGCTGACCGGCGAGGACGTGCACGGCTGGTCCGGGTACCTCGCCGCGCATCGCAAGCGCCGCGCCGACTTCCGTGCGGCGGGCGCGACCGCGACCGATCACGGCCATGCCACGGCGCAGACCGCGAACCTGTCGACCGTCGAATGCGAGACGCTGTTCGCGCGGATCGTGGGCGGCACGTGGGACGCCGCCGACGCCGAGCTGTTCCGCGCGCAGATGCTGACCGAGATGGCGAAGATGAGCGTCGATGATGGAATGGTGATGCAGATCCATCCGGGCTCCTTCCGCAACCACAACGCCGGGCTGTTCGCGAGCCATGGACGCGACAAAGGCGCCGACATTCCGGTACGCACCGAATATACGAGCGCGCTGAAGCCGATGCTGGACGTGGTCGGCACCGAGCGCGACCTGACGATCATCCTCTTCACGCTGGACGAGAGCGTCTATGCGCGCGAACTGGCGCCGATGGCCGGCCACTACCCGTGCCTGAAGCTGGGACCGGCATGGTGGTTCCACGACAGCCCGGAAGGGATGCGGCGCTATCGCGAGCTGACCACCGAGACGGCCGGCTTCTACAACACCGTCGGGTTCAACGACGACACGCGCGCCTTCCTGTCGATCCCGGCGCGGCACGATGTCGCGCGGCGCGTCGATTGCGCGTTCCTTGCACGGCTGGTCGCGGAGCATCGCATCGAGGATTGGGAGGCGGTCGAACTGGCGCATGAGCTGACCGACGGCCTCGTGCGGCGGGCGTACAAGCTGTGA
- the xylA gene encoding xylose isomerase, with the protein MANDFFADIPQIKYEGPESTNELAYRFYDKDRVVLGKRMEDHLRFAACFWHTFCWPGSDVFGGGTFDRPWHAGANDSAASAQKREVAFDFFTKLDVPYYCFHDVDVMADAHNVAEHRRYFAEAVDHLEKLQASSGRKLLWGTANLFGHPRFAAGGATNPDPEVYAFGAMQVRDALEATHRLGGSNYVLWGGREGYETLANTDLKRELDNLGRFLSLVVEHKHKIGFDGTILIEPKPHEPTKHQYDFDTATVYGFLKKYGLENEVKVNIEANHATLAGHTFEHEIAMASALGIFGSIDANRGDHQNGWDTDQFPNSVEELTLAMLEIIRAGGFTTGGFNFDAKVRRQSMDAVDLFYGHVGGIDVVAKGLLNAAALIEDGRLDAIKSERYAGWTGDFGQQVSGLDLAGIADLAETSDVNPRPRSGRQERIENIVNRFI; encoded by the coding sequence ATGGCCAATGACTTCTTCGCCGACATTCCCCAGATCAAATATGAGGGGCCGGAATCCACCAACGAACTCGCCTATCGTTTCTACGACAAGGACCGGGTCGTGCTCGGCAAGCGCATGGAGGACCACCTCCGCTTCGCCGCATGCTTCTGGCACACCTTCTGCTGGCCGGGCTCCGACGTGTTCGGCGGCGGCACCTTCGACCGCCCGTGGCATGCCGGCGCGAACGACAGCGCAGCGTCCGCGCAGAAGCGTGAGGTCGCGTTCGACTTCTTCACGAAGCTCGACGTGCCCTATTACTGCTTCCACGACGTCGACGTGATGGCCGACGCGCACAACGTCGCCGAGCATCGTCGTTATTTCGCGGAAGCCGTGGATCATCTGGAGAAGCTCCAGGCCTCGTCGGGCCGCAAGTTGCTGTGGGGCACCGCCAACCTCTTCGGCCACCCGCGCTTCGCCGCCGGCGGCGCGACCAACCCCGATCCGGAAGTCTATGCGTTCGGCGCGATGCAGGTCCGCGATGCGCTGGAGGCGACGCACCGTCTCGGCGGCAGCAACTACGTGCTGTGGGGCGGTCGCGAGGGTTACGAGACGCTCGCCAACACCGATCTGAAGCGCGAGCTCGACAATCTCGGCCGTTTCCTCAGCCTGGTGGTGGAGCACAAGCACAAGATCGGTTTCGACGGCACGATCCTGATCGAGCCGAAGCCGCACGAGCCGACCAAGCACCAGTACGACTTCGACACCGCCACCGTGTACGGCTTCCTCAAGAAGTACGGGCTGGAGAACGAGGTGAAGGTCAACATCGAGGCCAACCACGCCACGCTCGCCGGCCACACCTTCGAACATGAGATCGCGATGGCCAGCGCGCTCGGCATCTTCGGCTCGATCGACGCCAACCGCGGCGATCACCAGAACGGGTGGGACACCGATCAATTCCCGAACTCGGTCGAGGAGCTGACGCTGGCGATGCTGGAGATCATCCGCGCGGGTGGCTTCACCACCGGCGGCTTCAACTTCGACGCCAAGGTCCGCCGCCAGTCGATGGACGCGGTCGACCTGTTCTACGGTCATGTCGGCGGCATCGACGTCGTCGCCAAGGGGCTGCTCAACGCCGCCGCGCTGATCGAGGACGGTCGCCTCGACGCGATCAAGAGCGAGCGCTACGCGGGCTGGACCGGCGACTTCGGGCAGCAGGTGTCCGGCCTCGACCTCGCCGGCATCGCCGACCTGGCCGAAACCAGCGACGTGAACCCGCGCCCGCGCTCGGGCCGTCAGGAGCGGATCGAGAACATCGTCAACCGCTTCATCTGA
- the uxuA gene encoding mannonate dehydratase — MSDVLMTQAMRWFGPRDPVPLAHIRQAGATEVVTALHHLPNGVVWPRDEIAAHRALIEAAGLGWTTVESVPVHEAIKTAGPERDRLLDHYAETLRNLAAEGITTVTYNFMPLLDWTRTDLAWELPDGARALRFELEAVATYDVHILRRPGAEADYAPALIERAARRFAAMDDAARVRLERTIIAGLPGSEESFTSAQFLEAINGYAGTGPAQLRANHIAFLDAMCPVAEALGIRLVVHPDDPPFAIFGLPRTVSTEADVAALFEAVPSVANGLCFCTGSFGVRADNDLPGMVRRLGTRIGFLHLRSVQREPDGAFHEAAHLEGSADMAAVVAEVVALQRREARSIVMRPDHGHQMIDDLTKVTNPGYSLLGRMRGLAELRGLERGLAFEGAK; from the coding sequence ATGTCGGACGTGTTGATGACGCAGGCGATGCGCTGGTTCGGGCCGCGTGATCCGGTGCCGCTGGCGCATATCCGGCAGGCGGGCGCGACCGAGGTGGTCACCGCGCTCCACCATCTGCCCAACGGCGTGGTGTGGCCGCGCGACGAGATCGCCGCGCACCGCGCGCTGATCGAGGCGGCGGGGCTCGGCTGGACGACGGTCGAGAGCGTGCCGGTGCACGAGGCGATCAAGACCGCCGGGCCGGAGCGCGACCGGCTGCTCGATCATTACGCCGAAACGCTGCGCAATCTGGCGGCGGAGGGCATCACCACCGTCACCTACAATTTCATGCCGCTGCTCGACTGGACGCGCACCGATCTGGCGTGGGAGCTGCCCGATGGCGCGCGCGCGCTGCGCTTCGAACTCGAGGCGGTCGCGACCTACGACGTGCACATCCTGCGACGGCCGGGGGCAGAGGCGGATTATGCGCCGGCGTTGATCGAGCGCGCCGCGCGGCGCTTTGCGGCGATGGACGACGCGGCGCGGGTGCGGCTGGAGCGGACCATCATCGCCGGGCTGCCGGGCAGCGAGGAGAGCTTCACCTCCGCGCAGTTCCTGGAGGCGATCAACGGCTATGCCGGCACCGGCCCCGCGCAGCTGCGCGCCAACCATATCGCCTTCCTCGACGCGATGTGCCCGGTCGCGGAGGCGCTCGGCATCCGGCTGGTCGTCCACCCCGACGACCCGCCGTTCGCGATCTTCGGCCTGCCGCGTACCGTTAGCACCGAGGCGGACGTCGCGGCGCTGTTCGAGGCGGTGCCGAGCGTCGCGAACGGCCTGTGTTTCTGCACCGGATCGTTCGGGGTGCGCGCCGACAACGACCTGCCCGGCATGGTGCGGCGACTGGGAACGCGGATCGGCTTCCTGCACCTGCGTAGCGTGCAGCGCGAGCCCGATGGCGCATTCCACGAGGCGGCGCATCTGGAGGGCAGCGCGGACATGGCCGCGGTCGTCGCGGAGGTGGTGGCGCTGCAACGGCGCGAGGCGCGGTCGATCGTGATGCGCCCCGACCACGGCCACCAGATGATCGACGACCTGACCAAGGTGACCAATCCGGGCTATTCGCTGCTGGGGCGGATGCGCGGGCTCGCCGAACTGCGCGGGCTGGAGCGCGGGCTGGCATTCGAAGGGGCCAAGTGA